A stretch of the Duncaniella dubosii genome encodes the following:
- a CDS encoding lysozyme: protein MAFDKPYVGYGHCVQPGDPYRRGCQLTERQADALLRKDLRKFVSLYKHMGEKNAILLGTLAYNIGPGAVNKSSVYRKLKRGDTNIYKEYTSHCHYKGKFHRQLHQRRQTEYKLLFSNL, encoded by the coding sequence AAGCCGTATGTTGGCTATGGGCATTGCGTACAACCGGGAGATCCATACCGCCGAGGCTGTCAACTCACCGAAAGGCAAGCCGATGCCCTCCTGCGTAAAGACCTACGGAAGTTCGTGTCGCTTTACAAGCACATGGGCGAGAAAAATGCAATCCTGCTCGGCACACTCGCTTACAATATCGGCCCCGGTGCGGTAAACAAATCAAGCGTTTACAGGAAACTGAAACGTGGCGATACCAACATCTACAAGGAATACACCTCCCACTGCCACTATAAAGGCAAATTCCATCGTCAACTCCACCAGCGTCGCCAGACGGAATATAAATTATTATTTTCAAATTTATAA